Genomic DNA from Alphaproteobacteria bacterium PA2:
CGGGATTGCCGGCTGCAGACGCGACTGAGGCAATGGTCAGGGAGAGGGTGACGCCAGCCGCCAGCCAGGCCGCCTTGCGGGTCGATTTCATTTGGAACTCCAGCTTGCATCCCACCCGGGGGATATTGTGTCCTCACGGCCGTTGAATTACCGCGTGTCTCACTCATAAGCCATGATCTGATACGCCCAGATTTCAACATTGGAATTTTGTCCCTCTCAACGGCTGAGAGGGAGGCGCCATCATCAGCGGGAAAAGGCTGCGTCAAACTTCCCCAGGGGCAATTTGAAATTCTCTCCTGGCGCCCCGCAGGCAGTTGAATTCCTGCGCCTCTGCCCCTCATATCGCCGCCAATCACAAGGCGTGGGAGGGTGTCGTCATGCAGACCGTTGATCCGAAGGACCTGGCGGCGTTCGAGGCCGATGCAGACGCCTGGTTCAACGAGAATGTCGTCCGGGATCCGGGCTTCATGCTGCCCCTGACCTTCATGGAAGTCGGCACGGACCAACAGTTCAACTTCCTCCGCGACTGGCAGAACAAGGTCTATGAGGCCGGCTATCTCGGCGCCGCCTGGCCGAAGGAATACGGCGGCGGCGGCCTCGACCAGGCTTTCCAGAATGCGGCCACCCGGGCCATGCGCCGTCACCACGGTCCGATCATGCTCAACGCCATCGGCCTGAACTGGACCGGCCCCCTGCTGCTGAACATGGGCTCGGAAGAGCACAAGAAGGCGCACCTGAAGGGCATTCTCTCGGCCGAGGACATCTGGTGTCAGGGCTTCTCCGAGCCGGGCAACGGGTCGGACCTGGGCAATGCCCAGACGAGGGCGGTGCGGGACGGCGACCACTATGTGGTCAATGGTTCGAAGATCTGGACCACCCTGGGCCGCTACGCCAAGTACATGATCCTTCTGGCCCGGACCGATCCTGACACGCCCAAGAAGTATGACGGCCTCAGCTTCTTCCTGGCGCCCATGAAGATCCCGGGCGTCGAGACCAATCCCATCAAGAAGCTGACCGGCGAACACGGCTTCACCCAGACCTTCTTCACCGACGCCCGCATTCCGGCCACGGGCCTGATGGGGGTCGAGGGCGGCGGCTGGAAGGTCGCCATGCGGACCCTGGAATTCGAACGGGGAACCCGTGGCGGCCAGGCCGGCGGCTATGTGGCCGTGGGCAGCAACGCCTTCGAAGTCCTGGACCTGGCCAAGCGGATGACCCGGTCGGGTAAGCCTGTGCTGGACGATCCCCAGGTGGCCGACCAGATGGTGGAGTTCCTGATGGAGATCCAGGCCCTGTCGCTCAACGGGCAGAGGACCCAGGTTCCCAACCTCGTGGCCGACCATCCCCAGGGCATTCCCCTGGCCTCCAAGCTGATGGGCACGGAAATGTCCCGGCGGCTCAATGAATTCGCCATCCGCCTGACCGGCGCCCGGGGCGCCTATTATGTGGGTGAGGAAGAGGCCGTGGATCGGGGTGTCTGGGCCCGGGCCTATCTCAACTCGTTCTCGGCGACCATCGGCGGTGGCACCTCGCAGATCCAGGCCAATATTGTCGGCGAGCATGTGCTCGGCCTGCCGAAGTCCTGAGGGGAGCCGCAGACATGCAAGATCTCGGACGGATCGGATTTTCCGAAGACCAGGCTGCCCTGCTGGACGTGGCCACGGACTTCTGCCTGCAGCGCTCGCCGGTCTCCACCGTGCGCCGCCTGATCGAGGACGAACTGGGCCATGACCCGGCGGTCTGGAAGGAAATGGGCGAGCTGGGCTGGCTGGGCATAGCCATTCCGGAAGACTTTGGCGGATCAGGCCTGAGCCTCGCCGAAGTGGTCCCGGTGGTGGAGCAGATGGGGCGGCGGCTGATGACCGGCCCCCTGATCTCGGCAACCCTGGCCGCCCAGGCCCTGGCGGTTGGCGGAACCGAGGCCCAGAAGCTGGCGGTTCTGCCCAGGCTCGCCGAAGGCCTTGCGGCTACCATCGCCCTGGCCGAGCCCGACTTTGACTGGGAGGCCGACACCGTGGCCTGTCAGGCCCAGGACGCCGCCGACGGCAAGTTGGCCCTCTCAGGTCAGAAGGTGCTGGTGGCTGACGCCGGCGTGGCCCAGTGGATCATCGCCTCGGTCCGCTACCAGGACGCCCCCGCCCTGGTCCTGATCCCGGCGGCGGCCCTGCCCGCAGGCGCCCTGCGCCGGGAAACCGTCATTGACGAGACCCGCCGGTCCTTCGCCCTGAACCTCGACGGGGTGTCGGTCTCGAAACAAGACTTACTGGATCCCGCCCTGGCCGGGACCACCCTCATGCACCTGCATCTGGCGGCCAACCTGCTGGCGGCGGCGGACATGGTTGGCGGGACCCAGTCCTGCATCGACTATACGGTGGACTACCTGAAAACCCGGGTTCAGTTTGGCAAGCTGATCGGCTCCTATCAGGCCCTGAAGCATCCCACGGTCGACGCCTACTGCAAGTATGAGCAGGCCAGGTCGCACCTCTATGCGGCGGCCCACTGTTTTGGTGAACAGGGGACAGGCGAGATCGCGGTGCGCATGGCCAAGGCGGCCGCCGACGCCGCCTACAGCTTCGCCGCCGACCGGGCCATCCAGTTCCATGGGGGCTTCGGCTTCACCTATGACTGCGACGCCCAGCTCTATCGCCGCCGGGCCATCTGGCACGCAGCCAACTATGGCGACGCCGGCTTCCACAAGGCCAAACTCGCCAGACTCCTCTTCTAGATCTCCGAAGGTAATCCATTCCATGGCCGACGCCGATCGCCCGCAGACCCGCCAGGCCGCCCTGGACATCCTCACCGCGCCGGGACAGCCCTATGAGCTGGAGACCCGCCAGATCGGCGGCTATGGCCGCCGGGTCTTTGCCTCCGCCCCGACCTCCCTGCGCGAACTCTTCGCCCAGACTGTCAGCGATAAGACCTTCCTGGTCTATGAGGATGAGCGACTGACCTTCGCGCAGACGGCGGCGGCGGCGGCGCGGCTGGGTCACGCCCTGGTCCACCGGTTTGGTGTGATCAAGGGCGACCGGGTGGCCATATCCACGCGGAACTTTCCGGAATGGGTGATCGCCTTCCAGGCCGCGACCTCGGTGGGCGCCATCGCCGTGGCCCTCAACGCTCTGTGGCAGGCCGACGAGCTGGAATACGGACTGAAG
This window encodes:
- a CDS encoding acyl-CoA dehydrogenase — its product is MQDLGRIGFSEDQAALLDVATDFCLQRSPVSTVRRLIEDELGHDPAVWKEMGELGWLGIAIPEDFGGSGLSLAEVVPVVEQMGRRLMTGPLISATLAAQALAVGGTEAQKLAVLPRLAEGLAATIALAEPDFDWEADTVACQAQDAADGKLALSGQKVLVADAGVAQWIIASVRYQDAPALVLIPAAALPAGALRRETVIDETRRSFALNLDGVSVSKQDLLDPALAGTTLMHLHLAANLLAAADMVGGTQSCIDYTVDYLKTRVQFGKLIGSYQALKHPTVDAYCKYEQARSHLYAAAHCFGEQGTGEIAVRMAKAAADAAYSFAADRAIQFHGGFGFTYDCDAQLYRRRAIWHAANYGDAGFHKAKLARLLF
- a CDS encoding acyl-CoA dehydrogenase, with protein sequence MQTVDPKDLAAFEADADAWFNENVVRDPGFMLPLTFMEVGTDQQFNFLRDWQNKVYEAGYLGAAWPKEYGGGGLDQAFQNAATRAMRRHHGPIMLNAIGLNWTGPLLLNMGSEEHKKAHLKGILSAEDIWCQGFSEPGNGSDLGNAQTRAVRDGDHYVVNGSKIWTTLGRYAKYMILLARTDPDTPKKYDGLSFFLAPMKIPGVETNPIKKLTGEHGFTQTFFTDARIPATGLMGVEGGGWKVAMRTLEFERGTRGGQAGGYVAVGSNAFEVLDLAKRMTRSGKPVLDDPQVADQMVEFLMEIQALSLNGQRTQVPNLVADHPQGIPLASKLMGTEMSRRLNEFAIRLTGARGAYYVGEEEAVDRGVWARAYLNSFSATIGGGTSQIQANIVGEHVLGLPKS